In Leishmania braziliensis MHOM/BR/75/M2904 complete genome, chromosome 31, one genomic interval encodes:
- a CDS encoding putative sodium stibogluconate resistance protein, whose amino-acid sequence MLRKSLPGFVPGKSTLAHHITMAEQEEFHLPIGGAEGRLRDGSAAVPVPGHGNDAARGSRHNSRVPEGSAAAAKREARIKKCEEKLIMKRRNINTDLNLSDERTCVALCLEEACVLVLPTCFFVCVLQKMSGEAENSESILPLRALGTGLYGPESSEWNLMSSILRKHLEE is encoded by the coding sequence ATGCTGCGGAAGTCGCTGCCTGGCTTTGTGCCTGGGAAGAGCACTTTGGCGCACCACATCACCATGGCAGAGCAGGAGGAGTTCCACCTGCCGATaggaggggcggagggccGCTTGCGggacggcagtgctgctgtgccggtGCCGGGGCACGGCAATGACGCAGCACGCGGCTCCCGCCACAACTCCAGGGTACCGgagggcagtgctgctgcggcgaagcGGGAGGCGCGTATAAAGAAGTGTGAAGAGAAGCTCATCATGAAGCGGCGGAACATCAACACAGACCTCAACCTCAGCGACGAGCGCACGTGCGTCGCCCTCTGCTTGGAGGAGGCATGCGTCCTTGTCCTTCCCACGtgtttctttgtgtgtgtgctacaGAAGATGTCAGGGGAGGCGGAAAATAGTGAGTCTATTTTACCTCTGCGGGCGCTGGGAACGGGACTCTACGGCCCCGAGTCGAGCGAGTGGAACTTAATGTCATCTATTTTACGCAAGCACTTGGAAGAGTAA